Proteins from a genomic interval of Nematostella vectensis chromosome 5, jaNemVect1.1, whole genome shotgun sequence:
- the LOC125563123 gene encoding uncharacterized protein F23B12.7-like produces MNGDDDDGMMLVNRSGGVDDDDDDDDGMMLVNRSGGVDDDDDDDDGMMLVNRSGGVDDDDDDDDGMMLVNRSGGVDDDDDDDGMMLVNISGGVDDDDADDGMMLVNRSGGVDDDDDDDDGMMLVNRSGGVDDDDDDDDGMMLVNISGGVDDDDADDGMMLVNISGGVDDDDADDGMMLMTQVVELRVEMVKIV; encoded by the coding sequence ATgaatggcgatgatgatgatggcatgATGTTGGTGAATAGAAGTGgaggtgttgatgatgatgacgatgatgatgatggcatgATGTTGGTGAATAGAAGTGgaggtgttgatgatgatgacgatgatgatgatggcatgATGTTGGTGAATAGAAGTGgaggtgttgatgatgatgacgatgatgatgatggcatgATGTTGGTGAATAGAAGTGgaggtgttgatgatgacgatgatgatgatggcatgATGCTGGTGAATATAAGTGgaggtgttgatgatgacgatgctgatgatggtatGATGTTGGTGAATAGAAGTGgaggtgttgatgatgatgacgatgatgatgatggcatgATGTTGGTGAATAGAAGTGgaggtgttgatgatgatgacgatgatgatgatggcatgATGCTGGTGAATATAAGTGgaggtgttgatgatgacgatgctgATGATGGCATGATGTTGGTGAATATAAGTGgaggtgttgatgatgacgatgctgatgatggtatgatgctgatgacacAGGTGGTGGAGTTGAGGGTGGAGATGGTAAAGATTGTATGA